From the genome of Prionailurus bengalensis isolate Pbe53 chromosome D1, Fcat_Pben_1.1_paternal_pri, whole genome shotgun sequence:
GCCTAAGGATGAATGACTCTGGTAACCCCACCCTGTTTTTCTAtaattgtctctcttttttccagcATAAAGCCTTTCTTCACACCCTTTCAGTTGCACTTACTTAACATACCATGTTCTCTCTCAGTGCCAGAGTTTTGACCTTACCATTTTTACCTGCCTGAAATCCctttttctgtcattctttttgtCGAAATATAACCAGTCCTTCAGAAGTCTATCAGATCATATCTGTGCAGTTAAAACTTCAGTGAAGCATTTGCTATACTGTTCTTCCTgcctctttataattttattgcaGTTATTTTTATCTCTCATTTGGACCAAATGAATACcttgcatttttcttattatatcttTGTATGTTCTACCCATGGATGATAATCTTCTGGAGAACAGGACCACGGTTTTTCTGTGCATCCCTTTCAACGCAAGATACAATTCACAATTGATGTTCATTACAGTTTTTTCATAGCTgttcaataaattatttgttgaataactgTTCTACCATCTTCACTCAGATATTTTATGTGATTTATACTGTTGTGAACCATTTTATAACACCAAATAAATATAGTTTACCATAAATGCATTCATTGTTGTGATCTGGTTATCATTATTATATTCCTAATAACTTTATTTTGTAGAAGCTTAAGTGAAAATGGTACATGTTAGAAGACACGAAACAAGGAAAAATTCTAAAActcaagagcatgagcagaaatCTCGAGTTGATTGGAGGCGGACTAAAAGAAGTAGTATTTCACGGTTATTTGATAGTGATGAAGACCTTGACAGTGATGAAGAGCTTGACAGTGATGAAGAGCTTGACAGTGATGAAGAACTTGATAGTAACAAGGGGTTCGATAGTAATAAAAACCccgaaaatgaaagaaaacttagATTAATTGAAGTTGAGAGTGAAGGTAGTAGTAACTGTGAGCATCTCATGAACACTGGCAACCGTTCAacatatgaagaagaaaataacaaaaacaaacctagaaGTTCTGACTCACCAGATCATGAAAAGCATTCCAGTCAAGAGCATGACGATCTCAACAAACACACTGGACAGATAATAGAGGAGGATTTAGAAGAAGAACACATCAAgcgagggaagagaaaaaggatctcCTCTGTTATGTACGACAGTGATGAGAGTGACAGCAGTGATATCCTAGTTCGAAAAGTAGGTGTTAAACGTCCACGTAGAGTGGTTGAAGATGAATGTTCTTCAGTAGAGATGGAGCCAAAAACACCTGAAAAAACTTTAGCTGCAAGAAAGCGAGAACAATTCCAGAAActcaaagaactctcaaaacaaAGATCTCGTCAGAGACGCAATAGTAGTAGAGATTTTGAGGTGTGTTATATTCTACtggttttgttactgtttttaaatatttttttcaaagtatttaatttttataaaaaagtacTGAGTCTGTTCTATTTCTcaattcttgaatttattttttttaatcaagtatcCTTGAACATGTTTGATTGCACTGTTGTGTctaatataatttgttttatcaTGAGCCTCAGTTCatcattctgttttaaaattgaaAGACTGTTTAATATGGTCTTTCCTCTTTTTAACTTCTACTTATACTCTTAAtgtccattttaaacattttacatcATTTACCGAGGTATATTACCTTCTTACTAATTCGAAAGTTCGACATTTAACATGACaagatttttttaaccttaaaatatgaaattaatttccATGGGTCATTGGTTTAagatttaatcttttaattttatatccatACTGACAATTTAAAAGTACAAATTTACTGAAAGGTATGTTCTAATTTAATCAGGACTCTGAAAAGGAATCCTGCCCAAGCAGTGATGAAagtgatgaggaggaggaagaagatgatTATGAATATGATGAAGATGGAGATGATTATATTATTGATGACTTTGTAGTTCAAGATGAGGAGGGTGATGAAGAGAATAAAAGCCAGCAAGGAGAAAAATTGACTACATCACAACTGAAATTAGTAAAACAGAATTCTCTTTGTAAGTTAAATATCAAGAAATTGTTTTATGACTTGCTCTAATTGTAGTATTATATCAAGTATCAAATTAGCCTCTTAACTATCATGTTCTAAGTCATTGACTGGGaactatggttttatttttagataactTTGTCACTCTGATAACAGTTTATTCTAGTAGTTTCAGGAACCCTATACACTCTTAAAACTTATTAAGGATCCTGAACAGCTTTTGTTTCTGTGGGTTATAGTTATCAACATTTACCATTGTAGAAATAC
Proteins encoded in this window:
- the CCDC82 gene encoding coiled-coil domain-containing protein 82 isoform X4, which produces MVHVRRHETRKNSKTQEHEQKSRVDWRRTKRSSISRLFDSDEDLDSDEELDSDEELDSDEELDSNKGFDSNKNPENERKLRLIEVESEGSSNCEHLMNTGNRSTYEEENNKNKPRSSDSPDHEKHSSQEHDDLNKHTGQIIEEDLEEEHIKRGKRKRISSVMYDSDESDSSDILVRKVGVKRPRRVVEDECSSVEMEPKTPEKTLAARKREQFQKLKELSKQRSRQRRNSSRDFEDSEKESCPSSDESDEEEEEDDYEYDEDGDDYIIDDFVVQDEEGDEENKSQQGEKLTTSQLKLVKQNSLCKLNIKKLFYDLL
- the CCDC82 gene encoding coiled-coil domain-containing protein 82 isoform X1, which produces MVHVRRHETRKNSKTQEHEQKSRVDWRRTKRSSISRLFDSDEDLDSDEELDSDEELDSDEELDSNKGFDSNKNPENERKLRLIEVESEGSSNCEHLMNTGNRSTYEEENNKNKPRSSDSPDHEKHSSQEHDDLNKHTGQIIEEDLEEEHIKRGKRKRISSVMYDSDESDSSDILVRKVGVKRPRRVVEDECSSVEMEPKTPEKTLAARKREQFQKLKELSKQRSRQRRNSSRDFEDSEKESCPSSDESDEEEEEDDYEYDEDGDDYIIDDFVVQDEEGDEENKSQQGEKLTTSQLKLVKQNSLYSFSDHYTHFERVVKALLINALDESFLGTLYDGTRQKSYAQDMLTSLHYLDNRFVQPRLESLASRSRWKELYKERVENYSNVSIHLKNPENCCCQACGLHRHCRYSVHLSGKLYNTRTMETDDFMSHDKQVFTVGRICADRTRIYHKLKHFKFKLYQECCSIAKTEEVEDEQVKETVERIFNQSKESGWIKEFPTITKVRSSGSSLSSLGMEPEFIRNH
- the CCDC82 gene encoding coiled-coil domain-containing protein 82 isoform X3 codes for the protein MVHVRRHETRKNSKTQEHEQKSRVDWRRTKRSSISRLFDSDEDLDSDEELDSDEELDSDEELDSNKGFDSNKNPENERKLRLIEVESEGSSNCEHLMNTGNRSTYEEENNKNKPRSSDSPDHEKHSSQEHDDLNKHTGQIIEEDLEEEHIKRGKRKRISSVMYDSDESDSSDILVRKVGVKRPRRVVEDECSSVEMEPKTPEKTLAARKREQFQKLKELSKQRSRQRRNSSRDFEDSEKESCPSSDESDEEEEEDDYEYDEDGDDYIIDDFVVQDEEGDEENKSQQGEKLTTSQLKLVKQNSLYSFSDHYTHFERVVKALLINALDESFLGTLYDGTRQKSYAQDMLTSLHYLDNRFVQPRLESLASRSRWKELYKERVENYSNVSIHLKNPENCCCQACGLHRHCRYSVHLSGKLYNTRTMETDDFMSHDKQVFTVGRICADRTRIYHKLKHFKFKLYQECCSIAKTEEVEDEQVKETVERIFNQSKESGWIKENSSCDPRVKKHLVPI
- the CCDC82 gene encoding coiled-coil domain-containing protein 82 isoform X2 → MVHVRRHETRKNSKTQEHEQKSRVDWRRTKRSSISRLFDSDEDLDSDEELDSDEELDSDEELDSNKGFDSNKNPENERKLRLIEVESEGSSNCEHLMNTGNRSTYEEENNKNKPRSSDSPDHEKHSSQEHDDLNKHTGQIIEEDLEEEHIKRGKRKRISSVMYDSDESDSSDILVRKVGVKRPRRVVEDECSSVEMEPKTPEKTLAARKREQFQKLKELSKQRSRQRRNSSRDFEDSEKESCPSSDESDEEEEEDDYEYDEDGDDYIIDDFVVQDEEGDEENKSQQGEKLTTSQLKLVKQNSLYSFSDHYTHFERVVKALLINALDESFLGTLYDGTRQKSYAQDMLTSLHYLDNRFVQPRLESLASRSRWKELYKERVENYSNVSIHLKNPENCCCQACGLHRHCRYSVHLSGKLYNTRTMETDDFMSHDKQVFTVGRICADRTRIYHKLKHFKFKLYQECCSIAKTEEVEDEQVKETVERIFNQSKESGWIKEKYGQLQEYLNLADYFQDEKFD